The sequence below is a genomic window from Shinella zoogloeoides.
CGATATTGCCGCGCGCCTTCACCCGGCCCGTCGTCTGGTCGTACTCGACCTCACGGGCAACCAGCTTGTAGCCGGCATAATTGATCTGCACGGCACCACGCGCGATGACCGTGTCATTGTCCTGGTTATAGACGAGTTCGTTCGCGGCGAGCAGCAGCTTGCTGTCGTCCGGGATGTTCGGCTCCATCGTCTGGATGTCCGACATCTGTGCATAAACGGGAACAGCGGAAGCGGGCATGAGGGCGCACATGGCCGCACCTGCAAGCAGGGCGGCTTTTAACCACCGATTCGTTTTGCGGTCGCCTGCCGCCACTAGCCGTCCTCCTGATGCAGAAGAATCGTCGCACCCAAGGACATTGCGACGACCACTGGGAGCCAGGCCGCAACGAACGGAGGAACAACACCGCTGCTTCCGAATGCCTTCACAAGCACGGTGACGACATAAAGCATGAAGCCTGAAAGGATTCCACCCAGAATCACCGCACGCGATTGATTAAACCGGCTAAATTTTAACGATACACAGGCGGCGATCAGCGTCATCGCAACCAGGAGCAGCGGCAGCGAAAGCATGGAGTGAAACTGCGTTTCCATGGCATTCGTCGGGAAACCGAAGGATTTGGCCGCCTCGATCTTCCGTCCGAGCTCGAAAAAGGCAATGCTTTCAGGCTTTTCCAGGCTTTCCTGAACGAATTCCCGTTTCAGGTTGGTACGAAGCTGTACCTCATCGAGACGGACGGGCAGTTCGCCGCTGCGAGTCTCGTGCACGTTCTTAAGAAGCCAGTAACCATCTTCCAAAGTGGCCGAGTCGGCGTCCTGCCGAAGCACGATGCGGCTGTCGTCGTCGAAGTGGATGACGGAGACGTTGAGCAGCCGCGTTCCATTGTCCAGAACGGCCTTCGCGCCGATGATCGCCTCGTCCTTTCCATAGATCTGGCGAAGCCACGGAACGGCGTTTTCGCCGCGCGCCGCGTTGGTCGCCCCCCAGGAGGCCTCGACCTCCTGCGCCTTCTTGCTGCCCCAGGCCGCGAGCGGATTGAGCGTCAGCACGGCGATGACGCCGAACAGGAATGCGCCGATGACGAAGGGGCGCAGGAACTGCCAGACGGAAATGCCGGCGGCGCGCGTCACGACCAGCTCGTAGCGCCGGTTGAGCGAGATGAGGGCGGCCATGCCGGCAAAGAGCGCGACGAAGGGCACTGTCTGCATCAG
It includes:
- the lptG gene encoding LPS export ABC transporter permease LptG, whose product is MIRTLGLYFFRRYIVTTIWFLLGIFSLIFIIDFSEMSNRVGALPGYTLSTGLMVTALRIPTILMQTVPFVALFAGMAALISLNRRYELVVTRAAGISVWQFLRPFVIGAFLFGVIAVLTLNPLAAWGSKKAQEVEASWGATNAARGENAVPWLRQIYGKDEAIIGAKAVLDNGTRLLNVSVIHFDDDSRIVLRQDADSATLEDGYWLLKNVHETRSGELPVRLDEVQLRTNLKREFVQESLEKPESIAFFELGRKIEAAKSFGFPTNAMETQFHSMLSLPLLLVAMTLIAACVSLKFSRFNQSRAVILGGILSGFMLYVVTVLVKAFGSSGVVPPFVAAWLPVVVAMSLGATILLHQEDG